One window from the genome of Natronomonas pharaonis DSM 2160 encodes:
- the artA gene encoding archaeosortase A, with protein MSLLEAIAELHVIPYTDVLAWVVMAAFIAGVAADYRDNLLAARRLTAGAWWLFAVFWFVLIQHFAFVHRSVVQTVLILIAVPACLYVGWLVFAGRDSLLTLSRAVAFMTVIYLPFETSELARGLLIEAVAFQTATVIDALSLADGMEYMQDPDEGSTLMNTFWFPETGRASRVVFECTGIGAMSIFGGLIAAVNAPLRRKAVGIALSISIIWVLNIGRNVFIALANGYQWFAYSWLEGPIMALFGLTDPARVSFFVADRVLAQLLAVVALAGLAWFIARWVPELLDIAEELLSIVGIDVELHHPSVDRTDTDPAD; from the coding sequence ATGTCGCTGCTGGAGGCCATCGCGGAGCTGCACGTCATCCCCTACACGGACGTGCTCGCGTGGGTGGTGATGGCCGCCTTCATCGCCGGCGTCGCCGCCGACTACCGCGATAACCTGCTCGCCGCCCGCCGACTGACGGCGGGTGCGTGGTGGCTGTTTGCGGTGTTTTGGTTCGTTCTCATCCAGCATTTCGCCTTCGTCCATCGGAGCGTCGTCCAGACGGTGTTGATCCTCATCGCCGTGCCGGCCTGTTTGTACGTGGGCTGGCTCGTCTTTGCGGGCCGGGACTCGCTGTTGACGCTTTCGCGTGCGGTGGCGTTTATGACCGTCATCTACCTGCCCTTTGAGACCTCGGAGCTTGCTCGCGGGCTCCTCATCGAGGCGGTCGCCTTCCAGACGGCAACGGTCATCGACGCGCTGTCGCTCGCCGACGGCATGGAATACATGCAGGACCCCGATGAGGGGTCGACGCTGATGAACACCTTCTGGTTCCCCGAAACCGGCCGCGCCTCTCGGGTCGTCTTCGAGTGTACCGGCATCGGCGCGATGTCGATATTTGGCGGCCTCATCGCCGCCGTCAACGCGCCCCTGCGCCGGAAGGCGGTTGGCATCGCCCTCTCGATTTCGATAATCTGGGTGCTCAACATCGGCCGCAACGTCTTCATCGCCTTGGCGAACGGCTACCAGTGGTTCGCCTACTCGTGGCTCGAAGGTCCGATAATGGCGCTTTTCGGGCTGACCGACCCGGCCCGCGTGTCGTTTTTCGTCGCCGACCGGGTGCTCGCACAGCTGCTTGCGGTCGTCGCGTTGGCAGGGCTGGCGTGGTTCATCGCCCGCTGGGTACCGGAACTGCTGGATATCGCCGAAGAACTGCTCTCGATTGTCGGCATCGATGTCGAGCTTCACCACCCGTCGGTCGACCGAACTGATACCGACCCCGCCGACTGA
- a CDS encoding type IV pilin: MVPERRGAVPVTGVAFLVAITLILATTASVFVFGIGDDGIADEAVPSAAFDTATESTTLTLTHESGDTIDGDRLEVQGGVNTDVPETVAAGSRIETTPIEDEVRLVWHGDDISATLTTVETDSVDLSELSAFVIESFAVDDSDCPSGTANIDATIRNTGEVTHEQDIKLYLVYDDGEDELFETRTLELAPGETEEISETRSCNEFEDNPDAVRLETEDDEAVEDLAGFGVLVALIAIGLALVRFSRLGRSKNA, translated from the coding sequence ATGGTCCCCGAGCGCCGCGGTGCTGTTCCGGTCACCGGCGTTGCCTTCCTCGTCGCCATCACGCTCATCCTTGCGACGACAGCGTCGGTGTTCGTTTTTGGTATCGGCGACGATGGTATCGCCGACGAGGCGGTCCCGTCGGCCGCCTTCGATACCGCAACCGAGTCGACGACGCTAACGCTGACCCACGAAAGCGGCGACACCATCGACGGCGACCGGCTCGAAGTTCAGGGCGGCGTCAATACAGACGTTCCCGAGACAGTCGCCGCGGGGAGCCGAATCGAGACGACGCCAATCGAAGACGAGGTCAGGCTCGTCTGGCACGGTGATGATATCAGCGCCACGCTGACGACCGTCGAAACCGACTCCGTCGACCTCTCGGAGTTGTCGGCGTTTGTCATCGAGTCATTCGCTGTCGATGACAGCGACTGCCCCAGCGGTACTGCAAACATCGATGCGACCATCCGAAACACCGGTGAAGTAACTCACGAACAGGACATCAAGCTGTATCTGGTCTACGATGATGGGGAAGACGAGCTGTTTGAGACGCGAACGCTGGAGCTTGCCCCCGGTGAGACGGAGGAGATATCCGAGACACGTAGCTGCAATGAGTTTGAGGACAATCCCGACGCGGTCCGCCTCGAAACCGAAGACGACGAGGCGGTCGAGGACCTCGCCGGTTTCGGCGTTCTCGTCGCGCTCATTGCAATCGGGCTGGCGCTTGTACGTTTTAGCCGGCTGGGCCGTTCGAAGAACGCGTGA
- a CDS encoding zinc-ribbon domain-containing protein yields the protein MECGNCGTEVSSEDDFCPSCGAQFSSSATGDTSSRVSGEPESRFDIGEKGYLGIGGISGVIAFGFLPPLFGVVSIFCGVQLWRHHDKKLGGGIILFGAVALIVGMYVGAQTMQ from the coding sequence GTGGAATGTGGCAACTGTGGGACCGAAGTCAGCTCCGAGGATGACTTCTGTCCCTCGTGTGGAGCGCAGTTTTCCAGCAGCGCCACAGGGGATACGTCGTCGCGGGTCTCCGGTGAACCGGAAAGCCGGTTCGACATCGGGGAAAAGGGGTATCTCGGAATCGGCGGCATCAGCGGCGTCATCGCTTTCGGCTTCCTGCCGCCGCTCTTCGGTGTCGTCTCTATATTCTGTGGCGTACAGCTCTGGAGACACCACGATAAGAAGCTGGGCGGAGGCATCATCCTGTTCGGTGCTGTCGCGTTGATTGTCGGGATGTACGTCGGGGCACAGACGATGCAGTAG
- a CDS encoding PAS domain S-box protein, giving the protein MIQQGYIAVFALTGVVCLLAATTVRSFTNPDVRRGLVGLLALNGFWSLATAVQLATTAHPVARAMHILALVLGIATVFAWLAFASAYSGREYHRQRTLQAAGAFVYLAIVAVKVSNPLHGLYFATSVVADPFAHIAISYHAFHWFVTGFAYTAAGVGFLWLFESFNRNSAGGTAEWSARPAALYVLVAATALPIVPYGLSSYSDLLIRTNYEPLGVAVFALGVSLYARAEFRRHSSPSHSALVDGLSDGGLLVDESETVINANERAAEILGRSYVPRVPLAELDTELASLETGETTRITRSVGGDERVFETHRLTAEDSPIAAEMVTLKDVTRVSRLEQLMGIHRDINEALIDAAEPWQFVRELPDQFAAIDAYEFVWLYPVADDSSDGSLDSSSWTAPDDSLDDGFGAVAGDAAAYPRWADAEASSTEPVLTAAARRQATRVGVSKTDAEWARRLSERGVTDCLAVPVAVTDEQPVVLGVYTTDSNGFDAAETQLIEEICRLVPEAVRRITAHRDALRYKEAITHTATAVFITDTDGTIEYVNPAFERLTGYSKREAIGSTPSMLQSGDMDDDYYDQLWDTINAGEVFKERITNKTKHGDRYIAEQTISPILDDDGSPSAFVAIQFEVTNRMLREQRLSVLHRVLRHNLRTNLNVIDGHATLVEDQLDAAADADTTLEAANDSLETIRAHTTKLADQSATAQRIEQALSNDRSGRTCLPVAELATTARETAERLGGTCEVAVRMDRCRQIDAELRQVVEELVENAVVHNDAPPAEATVRLTLEQDGNELVLVIEDDGPGIPDTELVFTEEGTEEPLHHSSGLDVWLVKWLVVSIGGSVTVSTDDDGTSVRVAVPIRSPDAAEPEAAQTGLD; this is encoded by the coding sequence ATGATACAGCAGGGATACATCGCCGTCTTTGCCCTCACGGGCGTCGTCTGTCTGCTCGCAGCGACGACTGTCCGGAGCTTCACGAATCCGGATGTCCGCCGAGGGCTTGTGGGACTGCTCGCACTCAACGGCTTCTGGTCGCTGGCGACAGCGGTCCAGTTGGCCACGACAGCCCACCCGGTCGCCCGAGCAATGCACATTCTGGCGCTCGTGCTCGGAATCGCGACGGTGTTCGCGTGGCTCGCGTTCGCGTCCGCCTACTCCGGCCGCGAGTACCACCGACAGCGCACGCTACAGGCCGCCGGGGCGTTCGTGTATCTCGCCATCGTAGCTGTGAAGGTCAGTAATCCGCTTCACGGGCTGTATTTCGCCACCTCGGTCGTCGCTGACCCGTTTGCTCACATCGCAATCAGCTATCACGCGTTCCACTGGTTCGTGACGGGCTTTGCCTACACGGCCGCGGGCGTCGGATTCCTCTGGCTGTTCGAGTCGTTTAACCGCAACAGCGCGGGCGGAACAGCCGAATGGAGCGCACGGCCGGCAGCACTATACGTGCTCGTGGCCGCCACTGCGCTTCCCATCGTCCCGTACGGGCTGTCCTCGTACTCTGACCTACTGATTCGGACGAACTACGAGCCGCTCGGCGTCGCCGTGTTCGCTCTCGGCGTCTCGCTGTACGCCCGAGCGGAGTTTCGCCGACACAGCTCGCCCAGCCACTCGGCGCTTGTCGATGGGCTCTCCGACGGCGGGCTACTTGTCGACGAGTCGGAGACGGTTATCAACGCCAACGAGCGTGCAGCGGAGATTCTCGGCCGTTCGTACGTCCCTCGCGTCCCGCTCGCGGAGCTCGATACGGAACTGGCGTCGCTGGAGACGGGGGAGACAACGCGGATTACTCGGTCGGTCGGCGGCGACGAGCGGGTGTTCGAAACACACCGCCTCACTGCCGAAGACTCGCCCATCGCCGCAGAGATGGTCACCCTGAAAGACGTGACGAGGGTTTCCCGCCTCGAGCAACTGATGGGCATCCACCGGGACATCAACGAGGCGTTGATAGACGCTGCCGAGCCGTGGCAGTTCGTCCGCGAACTCCCCGACCAGTTCGCCGCCATCGACGCCTACGAGTTCGTCTGGCTCTACCCGGTTGCCGACGACAGCAGCGATGGCTCGCTAGATTCATCAAGCTGGACGGCTCCCGACGACTCGCTTGACGACGGATTCGGAGCCGTCGCCGGCGACGCGGCGGCCTACCCCCGATGGGCGGACGCCGAGGCCAGTTCGACGGAGCCAGTTCTCACCGCGGCTGCTCGCCGGCAGGCGACCCGGGTCGGCGTCTCGAAAACGGACGCCGAGTGGGCACGCCGCCTCTCGGAGCGCGGTGTCACCGACTGCCTTGCCGTTCCGGTTGCTGTGACCGACGAGCAGCCGGTCGTTCTCGGCGTCTACACGACCGACTCCAATGGCTTCGACGCCGCCGAGACGCAACTCATCGAGGAAATATGCCGGCTGGTTCCCGAGGCGGTGCGGCGTATCACAGCCCATCGTGATGCGCTCCGATATAAGGAGGCGATCACGCACACGGCCACAGCCGTGTTCATCACCGACACCGACGGCACCATCGAGTACGTCAACCCGGCGTTCGAGCGCCTCACCGGCTACTCTAAACGGGAAGCCATCGGTTCAACCCCGTCGATGCTGCAGTCCGGGGACATGGACGACGACTACTACGACCAGCTGTGGGATACCATCAACGCTGGTGAGGTGTTCAAAGAGCGGATTACGAACAAGACGAAACACGGCGACCGCTACATCGCCGAACAGACAATTTCGCCCATCTTGGATGACGATGGCTCCCCGAGTGCTTTCGTGGCAATCCAGTTTGAGGTGACAAACCGGATGCTTCGTGAACAGCGGCTGTCGGTGCTGCATCGGGTGCTTCGTCATAACCTCCGGACGAATCTGAACGTCATCGACGGCCACGCGACGCTGGTCGAAGACCAACTTGACGCCGCCGCAGACGCCGATACAACACTGGAAGCAGCGAACGACTCCCTCGAGACGATTCGGGCACACACGACGAAGCTCGCCGACCAGTCAGCGACGGCACAACGAATCGAGCAGGCGCTGTCGAACGACCGGAGCGGCCGGACCTGTCTGCCGGTCGCCGAATTGGCCACGACCGCTCGCGAAACCGCCGAGCGACTCGGTGGAACCTGCGAGGTGGCGGTTCGAATGGACCGCTGTCGGCAAATCGATGCCGAACTGCGGCAGGTCGTCGAAGAGCTTGTCGAAAACGCCGTCGTCCACAACGACGCACCGCCGGCCGAAGCCACTGTCCGGCTTACGCTGGAGCAGGACGGGAACGAGTTGGTCCTCGTCATCGAAGATGACGGCCCCGGCATCCCGGACACCGAACTCGTCTTTACCGAAGAGGGCACAGAAGAGCCACTCCACCACAGCAGCGGCCTTGACGTGTGGCTGGTGAAGTGGCTCGTCGTCTCTATCGGCGGCTCGGTTACCGTCTCGACTGATGACGACGGAACGTCGGTTCGTGTAGCCGTCCCCATCCGCAGCCCTGACGCCGCCGAGCCGGAAGCGGCACAGACCGGCCTCGATTAA
- the dph5 gene encoding diphthine synthase: protein MLTFVGLGLYDERSITVAGREALRSADRVFAEFYTSKLAGATVEELQNHHDIDIEVRDRAGVEQEPGPILDAAEAGGAVFLTAGDTMISTTHVDLRLRADNRGIETQIIHGTTAGAAAASLSGLQNYRFGKATTLPFPYAHGGEGVPGSVLDTIADNRKRGLHTLVYLDIKVGTGPRGPDPDHEEYMTADYAAELLAEDLDTVGVAIARAGSPDPVLAADRLSALADRSFGDPLHLLIVPGDLHVVEHDALVALAGAPESALPDPV from the coding sequence ATGCTCACCTTCGTCGGACTCGGGCTCTACGACGAGCGGTCGATAACCGTGGCTGGCCGGGAGGCGCTCCGGTCGGCCGACCGCGTCTTCGCGGAGTTCTACACCAGCAAACTCGCCGGAGCAACCGTCGAGGAACTGCAGAATCACCACGACATCGACATCGAAGTCCGGGACCGTGCCGGCGTCGAACAGGAACCGGGCCCGATACTCGACGCCGCCGAAGCCGGTGGTGCGGTCTTTCTGACCGCCGGTGACACGATGATATCGACGACACACGTCGACCTGCGGTTGCGGGCCGACAACCGCGGCATCGAGACGCAAATCATCCACGGAACGACCGCCGGCGCGGCCGCAGCGTCACTTTCCGGCCTCCAGAACTACCGGTTCGGTAAGGCGACGACGCTGCCGTTTCCCTACGCCCACGGCGGCGAGGGCGTCCCCGGAAGCGTCCTCGATACCATCGCCGACAACCGCAAGCGTGGGCTGCACACGCTCGTCTATCTCGATATCAAGGTCGGCACTGGCCCTCGTGGCCCGGACCCCGACCACGAGGAGTACATGACAGCCGACTACGCCGCCGAGCTACTGGCCGAGGACCTCGACACCGTCGGCGTTGCTATCGCCCGTGCTGGCAGCCCCGACCCGGTGCTTGCGGCCGACCGGCTGTCGGCGCTCGCAGACCGGTCTTTCGGCGACCCGCTGCATCTGCTCATCGTTCCCGGTGACCTCCACGTCGTCGAACACGACGCACTCGTAGCGCTTGCCGGCGCGCCCGAGTCGGCGCTTCCGGACCCGGTCTGA
- a CDS encoding class I SAM-dependent methyltransferase — MSVRCVRVPREDGETARGRIADADALADDYEIELDDGHLYLPIVESADEAALEAALSDLDADIVDRRPAARETQTLPADILGFEPSYERLGDIAIIDEDDPERARRVANAIADSELPIETVVNRASPVEGELRVREWDVLVGDTTETVHREYGCAFEVDIAEVYFSPRLATERHRIVSDVEADESVFDMFAGVGPFVIPAAKRGADCVGVDLNAAAIEYLRRNAERNSVADRITAIHGDVREVVSEPPDERSEAADSYDDWADRIVMNLPHSADEFLDTAVRLAGNDCLLHYYDIQHDSDPFGPGERAIREAAAPEYDVDIETRREVRSYAPHELNVCLDVRLTR; from the coding sequence ATGTCCGTTCGCTGCGTCCGGGTTCCCCGCGAGGACGGTGAGACGGCCCGCGGGCGCATCGCCGACGCCGACGCGCTGGCCGACGACTACGAAATCGAACTCGATGACGGCCACCTCTATCTCCCGATCGTCGAGTCGGCCGACGAGGCAGCGCTTGAGGCGGCGCTTTCTGACCTCGATGCCGACATCGTCGACCGCCGACCCGCGGCCCGCGAGACACAGACACTTCCGGCCGATATTCTCGGCTTCGAACCCTCTTACGAACGGCTCGGCGACATCGCCATCATTGATGAGGACGACCCCGAACGCGCCCGGCGGGTCGCTAACGCCATCGCTGACTCCGAGCTACCTATCGAGACCGTCGTCAACCGTGCCTCACCCGTCGAAGGTGAACTCCGCGTCCGCGAGTGGGATGTCCTCGTCGGCGACACCACCGAGACGGTCCACCGCGAGTACGGGTGTGCCTTCGAGGTTGACATCGCCGAGGTGTATTTTTCGCCACGGCTCGCCACCGAGCGCCACCGCATCGTCAGCGATGTCGAGGCCGACGAGTCGGTTTTCGACATGTTCGCCGGCGTCGGGCCGTTTGTCATCCCGGCAGCCAAACGCGGGGCCGACTGCGTCGGCGTCGACCTCAACGCGGCCGCAATCGAGTACCTGCGGCGCAACGCCGAACGCAACAGCGTTGCCGACCGCATCACGGCCATCCACGGCGATGTCCGTGAGGTAGTCTCGGAGCCACCGGACGAGCGTTCCGAGGCCGCCGACAGCTACGACGACTGGGCCGACCGCATCGTCATGAACCTGCCACACAGCGCCGACGAGTTCCTCGACACGGCCGTCCGGCTGGCCGGCAACGACTGTCTGCTCCATTATTACGACATCCAGCACGACTCGGACCCCTTTGGCCCCGGCGAGCGAGCTATCCGAGAGGCCGCCGCCCCCGAGTATGATGTCGACATCGAAACCCGGCGTGAGGTCAGGTCGTACGCACCGCACGAACTCAACGTCTGCTTGGACGTGCGGCTGACCCGCTAG
- a CDS encoding RNA-guided endonuclease InsQ/TnpB family protein encodes MEARRALPVKLLVADSDSDALLETIDQYKHCANATSDHCWDDNGYKKTAKYAVKDELYHDLKAEHDLTANLVQQAIFQAVEAVKAGVERLEKNEDTSQPEFTADTARYDKRAATFHDDHVSLSTVDGRIEADYVLPVDETNTPFEEYLNGDEWEFRTSTLHYKPFDDEFWLHIGFKRNKEATDSTQPDAAVPEHNTVLGIDLGVENLAVASTGTFWTGDELDHWHREFQQRRGDLQQAGSQEAHRTLQRVSKKETAYYKQYLHIVANEIIEEAVEHDCSIIAFEDLTDIRKRAQGATWHHRWRFNRLYEYVEYKAKAYGIDVEELERSPQVKTVPAYYTSQRCSSCGFIHEDNRPTQEYFECQKCGYENHADYNASKNVAVRCCRRLLRRNQTGGDGGASVNIALNGGTMTVNV; translated from the coding sequence ATGGAAGCGCGTCGGGCGCTCCCGGTCAAACTTCTCGTGGCCGACAGCGACAGCGACGCACTTCTCGAAACTATCGACCAGTACAAACACTGTGCGAACGCAACCAGCGACCACTGCTGGGACGACAACGGCTACAAAAAAACAGCCAAGTACGCCGTCAAGGACGAACTCTACCACGACCTCAAAGCAGAGCACGACTTGACGGCGAATCTCGTCCAGCAAGCCATCTTCCAAGCCGTCGAAGCCGTCAAAGCTGGCGTCGAACGACTCGAAAAGAACGAAGACACTAGCCAACCCGAGTTTACCGCTGACACCGCTCGCTACGACAAACGTGCTGCGACCTTCCACGACGACCATGTTTCCTTGTCGACCGTGGACGGGCGTATCGAGGCTGACTATGTTCTCCCGGTAGACGAGACAAACACACCGTTCGAAGAGTACCTCAACGGCGACGAGTGGGAGTTCCGCACCAGCACACTCCACTACAAGCCCTTCGACGACGAGTTCTGGCTGCACATCGGCTTCAAACGGAACAAGGAAGCCACCGACAGCACCCAACCTGACGCCGCTGTCCCCGAGCACAACACAGTCCTCGGGATCGACCTCGGCGTCGAAAACCTCGCTGTCGCATCAACCGGGACGTTTTGGACGGGCGACGAGCTCGACCACTGGCACCGTGAGTTCCAGCAACGCCGCGGCGATCTCCAGCAAGCAGGCTCACAGGAGGCCCACCGCACGCTCCAGCGTGTGAGCAAGAAAGAAACAGCCTACTACAAACAGTATCTCCACATCGTCGCCAACGAGATCATCGAGGAAGCGGTCGAACACGACTGTTCGATAATCGCCTTCGAGGATTTAACTGACATCCGCAAACGGGCACAGGGAGCGACGTGGCATCACCGCTGGCGGTTTAACCGCCTGTATGAGTACGTCGAGTACAAGGCGAAAGCCTACGGGATCGACGTTGAGGAGTTGGAGCGGAGTCCACAGGTGAAGACAGTGCCAGCCTACTACACATCCCAGCGATGCAGCAGCTGTGGGTTCATCCACGAGGACAACCGCCCCACGCAAGAGTATTTCGAGTGCCAGAAGTGTGGGTACGAGAATCACGCCGACTACAACGCCAGCAAGAACGTGGCGGTGCGGTGTTGTCGGCGGCTACTCCGTCGCAACCAGACTGGCGGCGACGGAGGCGCATCTGTAAACATTGCGCTGAATGGCGGGACGATGACCGTGAACGTGTAA
- a CDS encoding universal stress protein: protein MHVLVPLDGNAPAEAALEYALAAFPDAAVTAVCVVGVVDSAAAADQLPEDRRAEYDRAVADAEAVLDDAAARADGRQLTTEVIYGPPSEAIPDYAADVNADRIVMGEHGQAGASDILLGSVAENVVRNAPVPVTVVRGADAAGVEQQILVGVDGSPLSTAALREAVTAHDPDRVRVLTVVESDGDGPDDNAAAERLLETTIGAVDTEAADIETVVRDGDPADALVDAAATADHVVVGSHGRTGIDRLTLGSVAEAVVRNAPVTVTVVHERQVD, encoded by the coding sequence ATGCATGTGCTCGTGCCGCTCGACGGGAACGCGCCGGCCGAGGCCGCCCTTGAGTACGCGCTGGCGGCGTTTCCGGACGCGGCGGTGACCGCCGTTTGTGTCGTCGGCGTCGTTGACTCGGCCGCGGCAGCCGACCAGCTCCCGGAGGACCGCCGAGCGGAGTACGACCGGGCGGTTGCGGACGCGGAGGCGGTCCTCGACGATGCCGCTGCCCGCGCCGACGGCCGACAGCTCACGACGGAGGTTATCTACGGGCCGCCCTCGGAGGCGATTCCCGACTACGCCGCCGACGTGAACGCCGACAGAATCGTCATGGGCGAACACGGACAGGCCGGCGCGAGCGACATCCTGCTCGGGAGCGTCGCGGAGAACGTCGTCCGGAACGCCCCCGTTCCCGTCACCGTCGTTCGAGGCGCAGACGCCGCCGGGGTCGAGCAGCAGATACTAGTCGGCGTCGACGGCTCGCCACTCTCGACGGCAGCGCTCCGCGAAGCCGTCACCGCACACGACCCCGACCGCGTCCGCGTGCTCACCGTCGTCGAATCGGACGGTGACGGCCCCGACGACAACGCCGCCGCCGAGCGGCTGCTGGAGACGACTATCGGGGCTGTCGATACCGAAGCGGCCGATATCGAAACCGTCGTCCGAGACGGTGACCCGGCGGACGCCCTCGTCGATGCAGCGGCGACGGCCGACCACGTCGTCGTCGGGAGCCACGGCCGGACGGGTATCGACCGGCTGACCCTCGGAAGCGTTGCTGAAGCGGTCGTCCGGAACGCTCCGGTGACGGTGACAGTCGTCCACGAGCGGCAGGTGGACTGA
- a CDS encoding AI-2E family transporter — protein MDDGDDLSEWFSDRLTLTVVTAVSVVLGLLVVIPYLEYVLLGAVLAYVLLPVQRRLEAHVGRLVAAVSISVATVLAFLLPLLTVLAIALREAVAVATALQRGVVDVPGIELWVEETTGFEVDLVNLYSTYEGQIASAIQSIVTRAMRVVGGIPSLLIGLTVTVFVLFALLRDRGKLLAWLYRVLPVDDGVQQELFRELDRLMWASVVGNVAVAAIQAVLLGVALVLLDVPVVVFLTVTTFVLSLLPLVGAFGVWVPVSVYLAVADRPTAAALLVVYGSLVSLSDNYFRPALIGRSGALNPAIIVVGIFGGIVAFGAVGLFIGPVVLGGAKVTLDVFARERAAATGRTAPEWDGDDAVAGSPTDGDAANSGNDGEQGEGAADDADAGGEGDADGEAAASTATDAGDEADDNDDRA, from the coding sequence ATGGACGACGGGGACGACCTCTCGGAGTGGTTCTCCGACCGGCTCACGCTGACTGTCGTCACGGCGGTCAGCGTCGTTCTCGGCTTGCTGGTCGTCATCCCGTATCTCGAGTACGTACTGCTTGGGGCCGTGCTGGCTTATGTCCTCCTGCCGGTGCAGCGACGGCTCGAAGCCCACGTCGGCCGGCTCGTCGCGGCGGTTTCTATCTCCGTCGCGACCGTGCTGGCGTTTCTGCTCCCGCTGCTTACGGTGCTTGCCATCGCGCTCCGTGAGGCAGTCGCTGTTGCGACGGCCCTCCAACGTGGGGTCGTCGATGTCCCTGGAATCGAGCTATGGGTAGAAGAGACAACCGGCTTCGAGGTTGACCTCGTCAACCTCTACAGCACCTACGAGGGGCAAATCGCCTCGGCGATTCAGAGCATCGTGACGCGGGCGATGCGGGTCGTCGGCGGTATCCCGTCGCTGCTCATCGGATTGACAGTGACCGTTTTTGTCCTTTTTGCGCTGCTGAGAGACAGAGGGAAGCTTCTGGCGTGGCTGTACCGCGTCCTCCCGGTTGATGACGGCGTCCAGCAGGAACTCTTTCGGGAGCTCGACCGGCTCATGTGGGCCTCCGTGGTCGGCAACGTCGCCGTCGCTGCGATACAGGCCGTCCTGCTCGGTGTGGCCTTGGTCCTGTTGGATGTCCCTGTCGTCGTCTTTCTCACCGTTACGACCTTCGTGCTTTCGCTGTTGCCGCTTGTCGGCGCGTTCGGCGTCTGGGTCCCCGTCTCGGTCTACCTCGCCGTCGCCGACCGGCCGACGGCTGCGGCACTCTTGGTCGTGTACGGGTCTCTGGTGAGCCTCTCGGACAACTACTTCCGGCCGGCGCTTATCGGTCGCTCCGGCGCGCTCAATCCCGCCATCATCGTCGTCGGTATCTTCGGCGGTATCGTCGCTTTCGGCGCGGTGGGGCTTTTCATTGGCCCGGTCGTTCTCGGCGGCGCGAAGGTAACCCTCGATGTGTTCGCCCGCGAGCGGGCCGCCGCAACTGGTCGCACGGCTCCGGAGTGGGACGGCGACGATGCTGTCGCTGGGTCCCCGACGGATGGCGATGCTGCCAACAGTGGTAACGACGGCGAACAGGGAGAGGGCGCTGCTGACGACGCTGACGCCGGTGGTGAGGGAGACGCGGATGGTGAAGCCGCTGCCAGTACTGCCACCGACGCTGGCGACGAAGCCGACGACAACGACGACCGCGCCTGA
- a CDS encoding HAD family hydrolase, producing the protein MTDDAAHATDTEAVLWDIGGVLVELRSVREGYAAFVAELAADAGRDPDAALETWQSVLGDHFRGREGNQYRLARDGYEKATAALFDGDPPADWLETFEAATKPALRPEPGAVETVEALAEAGYRQAIVSDIDTPEAHRMLEAFGIRDRFDHITTSEAVGYTKPDERMFQDALSALDVAPERAVMVGDRHSHDVTGAAALGIRTVGYGEEAWGDQADHEIEDLREILELLGVES; encoded by the coding sequence ATGACTGACGACGCGGCACATGCCACGGACACGGAGGCTGTACTCTGGGATATCGGCGGTGTCCTCGTTGAACTCCGCTCGGTCCGTGAGGGGTATGCGGCCTTCGTCGCCGAACTCGCCGCCGATGCCGGCCGCGACCCCGATGCGGCGCTGGAGACGTGGCAATCGGTTCTCGGCGACCACTTCCGCGGCCGGGAGGGCAACCAGTACCGACTCGCGAGAGACGGCTACGAGAAAGCGACTGCGGCGCTTTTCGATGGTGACCCGCCGGCAGACTGGCTGGAAACCTTCGAAGCCGCGACGAAGCCAGCGCTCAGGCCCGAACCCGGGGCGGTCGAGACCGTCGAAGCGCTCGCTGAGGCCGGCTACCGACAGGCCATCGTTTCCGACATCGATACGCCCGAGGCCCACAGGATGCTTGAGGCCTTCGGGATTCGCGACCGATTCGACCATATCACCACCTCGGAGGCCGTCGGTTACACGAAGCCCGACGAGCGGATGTTCCAGGACGCACTCTCCGCGCTCGATGTCGCCCCCGAACGCGCGGTAATGGTTGGTGACCGACACAGCCACGACGTGACCGGGGCGGCAGCGCTCGGCATTCGGACGGTCGGCTACGGCGAGGAGGCGTGGGGCGACCAAGCCGACCACGAAATAGAGGATTTACGCGAGATACTGGAGCTTCTCGGCGTCGAAAGCTAG